The DNA window AATAACCATAATTGTTGGGATTTTGTGGTTGAGTTGCTTCTTTATGTTGTGCTTCTTGATTATTGTCCTGCGTTGGAACAACATTATAATTTTCTGTATTTTGAGTAGCTTCACTAGCTTGTGGACTAACTGCTACTCCGTTATATGTATTTGGTGTTTGTACATCAATTGTGGATGTATTTGGTTGTTCATTAGTTGTTTGTTGAGGAGTAACTGGTTGTTGAACATCAGTTGTTTGATCATCAGCAGCAGCATTCCCACTTAACAGGAATAAAGCTCCTCCACATACAGTAAGAGTAGATAAAACTTTTGATTTTAAATGACTAGGTTTAAAAATAAGCTTGTCCTCCATAAAATTAAAACCGAATTGTAACTTAAATACTTAATTTTCTCACGATTAATATCATACTGGTTGTGCTTTCTCCTTGCAAATCAATAAAAAAACCTACAAAAGCCTTAAATAACAGCTTTTGTAAGTAATCGTAACTATTAAGATATATATTTTTAACTTAATTGTAACAATCGTTAATCATACTTGACTAATCATTGTTGCAAAAAGAAATCGTTTACTTTCTTAATACGCACCATCACGTTTAAAGATACTGATAATATTCTTAAACATTATTTTCGTATCAAAAGCAAGTGACGCCTCATCAACATACTTTAGTTCGACATCGCAACGTTCGGGATAAGGAATATTACTGCGACCACTTGATTGCCATAGTCCCATTGCTCCCGGTTTTACCGATAAAAATTTATCAACCCGGTTACCATATTCAGCTAATTCTTTTTTTACAACTGGTCGGGGTCCAATAATACTCATCTCGCCACGTAAAATATTAATGAACTGGGGAATTTCATCAATCGAAGTTTTCCGCAACCATTCTCCCAAACGAGTAATTCGGGGATCTTCCTCTGGTTCCAACTTATAGTTATTTGCCACATATTTAGCATAAAGTTCAGGATCAGCTTCCAAGATTTTGTCTGCATTCTCAACCATAGACCGGAATTTGTAGATTTTAAAGGGCTTGCCATGCCAGCCGATCCGTTCTTGTTTATAAAACAGTGGTCCCTTATTATCACCAAAGCGATTCATTATAAAAACAGCTAAAAATACTGGACTAAAGCAAACT is part of the Limosilactobacillus reuteri genome and encodes:
- a CDS encoding sugar transferase, yielding MNEKVKIKQQSKSYLFWKRFFDIVLSSGALVCFSPVFLAVFIMNRFGDNKGPLFYKQERIGWHGKPFKIYKFRSMVENADKILEADPELYAKYVANNYKLEPEEDPRITRLGEWLRKTSIDEIPQFINILRGEMSIIGPRPVVKKELAEYGNRVDKFLSVKPGAMGLWQSSGRSNIPYPERCDVELKYVDEASLAFDTKIMFKNIISIFKRDGAY